The following proteins are co-located in the Chryseobacterium daecheongense genome:
- a CDS encoding VWA domain-containing protein: MTNKYLNFQKGFTFSKHIPEETSDFDRVFDVFKDLLTHTSGDIEEAFHWLDLLDKEYDIFNDEYTLQDFEEDLKKRGYIKEEDDPKDGNTGSGKGKNILTAKLESALREYALDQIFGKLKKTGIGNHRTSKTGIGDEKDGENRSYQYGDELSLVNMTESLKNAQINNGISDLRMTEDDLIVEETKHKAQMSTVLMIDISHSMVLYGEDRITPAKKVAMALVELINRKYPKDSIDIIVFGNEAWPIKIKDLPYLKVGPYHTNTVAGLELAMDILRRKRNTNKQIFMITDGKPSCIQLPSGEFYMNSVGLDEKIVTQCLHKAAQARKLKIPITTFMIAQDPYLRKFVEVFTAQNKGKAFLTGLSGLGQMIFEDYEKNRIRRI, encoded by the coding sequence ATGACAAACAAATATTTAAATTTTCAAAAAGGTTTTACTTTCAGTAAACATATTCCGGAAGAAACATCAGATTTTGACCGGGTCTTTGATGTTTTTAAGGATCTGCTCACCCACACTTCCGGAGATATCGAGGAAGCCTTTCACTGGCTTGATCTTCTCGATAAGGAGTATGATATTTTCAATGATGAATATACGCTTCAGGACTTTGAGGAAGATCTGAAAAAGCGCGGGTACATCAAAGAGGAAGATGATCCGAAAGACGGCAATACAGGATCCGGTAAAGGGAAAAATATATTAACCGCCAAATTAGAGTCTGCATTAAGAGAATATGCACTGGACCAGATTTTCGGTAAACTGAAGAAAACGGGAATCGGAAATCACCGCACTTCAAAAACGGGAATCGGTGATGAAAAAGATGGTGAGAACCGATCTTACCAATATGGAGACGAACTATCTTTGGTTAATATGACGGAGAGCTTAAAAAATGCACAGATCAATAATGGCATTTCTGATTTACGCATGACGGAAGATGACCTCATCGTAGAGGAAACAAAACATAAAGCTCAAATGAGCACCGTATTGATGATTGACATCAGCCATTCCATGGTTTTATACGGTGAAGACCGTATCACTCCTGCCAAAAAAGTAGCCATGGCATTAGTTGAGCTGATCAATAGAAAATACCCTAAGGATTCCATTGACATTATCGTGTTTGGCAATGAAGCCTGGCCCATTAAGATCAAAGATCTTCCTTATTTAAAAGTGGGACCGTATCATACCAATACGGTGGCAGGTCTGGAGCTTGCGATGGATATTCTCCGCAGAAAAAGAAATACCAATAAACAGATTTTTATGATCACCGACGGAAAACCGAGCTGCATTCAGCTTCCTAGCGGTGAGTTCTATATGAATAGTGTTGGTCTTGACGAAAAAATAGTTACACAATGCCTGCATAAAGCGGCCCAGGCCCGAAAGCTGAAAATTCCCATTACAACCTTTATGATTGCCCAGGATCCCTATCTCCGTAAATTTGTGGAAGTATTTACAGCACAGAATAAAGGGAAGGCGTTTCTTACAGGCTTGTCTGGTTTGGGGCAGATGATTTTTGAAGATTATGAAAAAAACAGGATAAGGAGAATATAG
- a CDS encoding glycosyl hydrolase, protein MERREFLKQCSVAASGLVLANILPSYASAMLREEHLRSGKSLFEVFSNPENRYRPFVRWWWNGNKIERSELARELRILKDAGIGGVEINPISFPSRTDDMGKQSIDWLSDEWIDLLKFTLEEAKSLEMTCDILVGTGFPMGGDFLEKEECSQIVVIAVKKLKGPLTTEFSLFDLYKEADPAITSPYSGRTMEMLDVKLVPDPLNRIDEVMDLSDQIKSGMIKVSIPKGNYAVYGLVKIERFMRVIQGAPGGMGPVLNHYNSAAVKKYLNRMSDSIQRKTGPLAGYVRSFFVDSLEIEGANWSEDMITEFKRRRGYDIYPYLPFVLFKIGAMGNTTGQNIQYPVKTGEVFKKMTDRMRYDFELTKAELFEERFVTPYVDWCKENKIQSRAQAYGRGYFPLEGSFEIDIPECENWLKYGIGEDISEEKFTQYPWHLGRGNTMINKLVSSAAHLKNKKLISSEELTNTDMVFNESLEIFKIAGDQSTISGVTHPVFHGFNYSPPEAAFPGWITYGGYFNEKNTMWPYFKHYTDYRARLSAVLQQASMFADIGLLAPFADQWSEYGAQMEPFPVIVSPAYQSLIWESIHQNGNACDYVSERVIQDSEVKKGFLTYGSRKYHTLFLIEVRSVDTATASKLYDFIREGGRVFCIETVPERSTGWNNYEKRDQEVKEWVRKMEAYPDRFIVLHKPTADFSGWYKTVQEKYSLKPYMKIRKPESFITQVRYQATDAELFLLTNSSSRHSASLDIQFDQEIIKRKQAWLWDATTGRRNKLAVEEGLFHINLGPADSKLIVFDHHRKGTMWKAHPLTGTQVKELSTGWDVEFRHYDGTVNKEKLDRLTDLKELSSYSHFAGTVVYRTTFQLGDHDTKDFLNLGSVYGICEVKVNGTEAGTQWFGRRVYALDGLLHIGENEIEIKVITVMVNYMKTLKDNEVAQYWTNQKKKDQPLQSLGLAGPVTIY, encoded by the coding sequence ATGGAAAGAAGAGAATTTTTGAAACAGTGTTCAGTTGCTGCATCCGGCTTGGTTCTTGCGAATATACTACCATCCTACGCCAGTGCCATGTTGCGGGAAGAACATTTACGGTCAGGTAAATCACTGTTTGAAGTTTTCAGTAATCCGGAAAATCGGTACCGTCCATTTGTACGTTGGTGGTGGAATGGCAATAAAATTGAAAGATCAGAACTTGCCAGGGAGCTCAGGATTTTAAAGGATGCGGGAATAGGAGGGGTTGAGATCAATCCGATATCATTTCCTTCGCGTACGGATGACATGGGGAAGCAAAGTATTGATTGGCTAAGTGACGAATGGATAGACTTATTGAAATTTACGCTGGAAGAAGCTAAATCTCTGGAGATGACCTGTGATATATTGGTGGGTACGGGTTTTCCCATGGGTGGCGATTTTTTAGAAAAAGAAGAATGCTCACAAATAGTGGTTATCGCCGTAAAAAAATTAAAGGGTCCTCTTACCACGGAATTTTCTCTTTTTGATCTTTATAAAGAAGCCGATCCGGCGATTACCAGCCCATACAGCGGAAGGACGATGGAAATGCTGGACGTAAAACTTGTGCCGGATCCGCTCAATAGGATAGACGAAGTGATGGATCTTTCGGATCAGATTAAAAGCGGAATGATAAAAGTTTCTATACCCAAAGGTAATTATGCGGTTTATGGATTGGTGAAAATAGAACGCTTTATGCGGGTGATCCAGGGGGCGCCGGGTGGGATGGGACCCGTTCTGAATCATTATAATTCTGCTGCCGTGAAAAAATACCTCAACAGGATGAGTGATAGCATTCAGCGAAAAACAGGACCTCTTGCAGGCTATGTCCGCTCTTTCTTTGTGGATAGTCTGGAAATAGAGGGGGCCAACTGGAGTGAGGATATGATCACAGAGTTTAAAAGAAGGAGAGGATATGATATTTATCCTTATTTGCCCTTTGTATTATTTAAAATTGGAGCAATGGGAAATACCACGGGGCAGAATATCCAATATCCCGTAAAGACGGGCGAAGTGTTCAAAAAAATGACAGACCGTATGCGGTATGATTTTGAGCTTACCAAAGCAGAGCTTTTTGAAGAAAGGTTTGTTACTCCCTATGTAGACTGGTGCAAAGAGAATAAAATACAATCGAGAGCGCAGGCCTATGGAAGAGGCTATTTTCCATTGGAAGGAAGTTTTGAAATTGATATTCCAGAATGTGAAAACTGGCTGAAATACGGTATCGGAGAAGATATCAGTGAAGAGAAATTCACACAATATCCCTGGCATCTTGGCAGGGGAAACACGATGATCAATAAGTTGGTTTCTTCTGCAGCCCATCTGAAGAATAAAAAACTGATCAGTTCCGAAGAGCTTACCAATACTGACATGGTGTTCAATGAGTCTCTGGAAATTTTCAAAATAGCAGGGGATCAAAGTACGATATCGGGAGTTACACATCCCGTTTTTCATGGATTTAATTATTCTCCGCCGGAAGCAGCTTTTCCGGGTTGGATTACCTATGGTGGATATTTTAATGAAAAGAATACGATGTGGCCTTATTTTAAACATTACACAGATTATCGTGCTAGGTTATCGGCGGTATTGCAGCAGGCTAGCATGTTTGCCGACATTGGGCTGTTAGCTCCCTTTGCTGATCAGTGGTCGGAATACGGTGCTCAGATGGAACCTTTTCCGGTTATCGTATCGCCGGCATATCAGTCTTTGATCTGGGAATCCATTCATCAGAATGGTAACGCTTGTGATTATGTTTCCGAACGTGTGATCCAAGACTCGGAAGTAAAAAAAGGATTCCTTACGTATGGAAGCAGAAAATACCATACTCTTTTTTTAATTGAAGTGCGTAGTGTGGATACAGCCACAGCAAGCAAACTGTATGATTTTATAAGGGAGGGTGGAAGAGTCTTTTGCATTGAAACGGTTCCCGAAAGATCAACGGGTTGGAATAATTATGAAAAAAGAGATCAGGAAGTGAAGGAATGGGTGAGAAAGATGGAGGCTTATCCTGACCGTTTCATTGTATTGCATAAACCTACGGCTGACTTTTCAGGGTGGTATAAAACCGTACAGGAGAAATACAGCCTAAAGCCCTATATGAAAATCCGGAAACCTGAGTCCTTTATAACTCAAGTGCGTTATCAGGCAACAGATGCAGAGCTATTCTTACTGACCAATTCGAGCAGCAGGCATAGTGCTTCACTGGATATTCAATTTGATCAGGAGATCATTAAGCGTAAACAGGCGTGGTTGTGGGATGCGACAACAGGCAGGAGAAATAAGCTGGCAGTAGAAGAGGGGCTTTTTCATATAAATTTAGGTCCTGCAGACTCAAAACTGATTGTTTTTGATCATCATAGAAAAGGAACCATGTGGAAAGCTCATCCGTTAACAGGAACTCAAGTAAAAGAACTGAGCACTGGATGGGATGTGGAGTTCAGGCATTATGACGGGACCGTCAACAAAGAAAAGCTGGATCGTCTTACTGATCTTAAGGAGCTGTCTTCTTACAGTCATTTTGCCGGAACTGTAGTTTACCGTACTACATTTCAACTTGGAGATCATGATACCAAGGATTTCCTGAATCTTGGAAGTGTATATGGAATCTGTGAAGTAAAGGTGAATGGAACAGAAGCCGGAACACAATGGTTTGGCCGAAGGGTGTATGCTCTCGATGGCTTGCTCCATATCGGTGAAAATGAAATCGAAATTAAGGTCATTACCGTTATGGTAAACTATATGAAAACGCTTAAAGATAATGAAGTGGCTCAGTACTGGACCAACCAGAAAAAGAAAGACCAGCCCCTGCAATCTTTGGGGCTGGCAGGACCTGTAACGATTTACTGA
- a CDS encoding nuclear transport factor 2 family protein — MKIVFITLLMMGSTDFLSAVRSPYYLSEHRFKSNLNMDNKTVLEKANLAIAKGDYEGFLSYCTDDTQWTFVGEQVLKGKEEVRKYMAVAYTEPPEFKVEKLVAENDYVVAIGTISMKNKEGRAVDYSYCDVWRFRDGKMAELKAFVIEKN; from the coding sequence ATGAAAATAGTATTTATAACATTATTGATGATGGGATCAACTGATTTTTTATCTGCTGTCCGGTCACCTTATTATTTATCAGAGCATCGTTTTAAAAGTAATTTGAATATGGACAATAAAACAGTACTTGAAAAAGCAAATCTAGCTATCGCTAAAGGAGATTATGAAGGTTTTCTTTCCTACTGTACCGATGATACACAGTGGACATTTGTAGGTGAACAGGTTTTGAAAGGAAAGGAAGAAGTGCGAAAATATATGGCAGTTGCTTATACAGAACCACCTGAATTTAAAGTAGAAAAATTAGTAGCCGAAAATGATTATGTGGTGGCTATAGGAACAATAAGCATGAAAAATAAAGAAGGGAGAGCTGTTGATTATTCTTATTGTGATGTTTGGCGATTCCGTGATGGAAAGATGGCAGAATTGAAAGCATTTGTCATCGAAAAGAACTGA
- a CDS encoding sigma 54-interacting transcriptional regulator, with protein MKNDITFKELKDSGYTHKTISQEIQANLIARIKAKEPVFKGLLGYEDTVIPQLKKAILAGHHINLLGLRGQAKTRIARSMVDLLDEYMPVVKGSEINDSPFHPISKFARDLIDELGDNTPISWVHRSDRFFEKLATPDVNVADLIGDIDPIKAATLKLPYSDERVLHYGMIPRANRSIFVLNELPDLQARIQVSLFNILQEGDIQIRGFQLRMPLDIQFVFTANPEDYTNRGSIVTPLKDRIGSQIFTHYPRTIDLARQITEQEALISPEDKSRIQVPGLAKDLLEGVAFAARDSEYVDEKSGVSARLTISAMENLVAAAKLRLIETDAEKTTVRLLDFMSIIPSITGKIELVYEGEQEGADYVAKILIDRAVMVQFETIFPRISKLEKEGIKTPYTDLIKWFNKNQLELNYTDTDEEFYSKLNSITPLVQVVEENASELSEEDQNFCKELVLWALTINKKLDKSENQTAFTFDSSGVSPFFRN; from the coding sequence ATGAAAAACGATATTACATTCAAAGAGTTAAAAGATTCCGGATATACCCATAAAACGATTAGTCAAGAGATTCAGGCGAACCTTATTGCCAGGATTAAAGCTAAAGAACCCGTATTTAAAGGGTTACTGGGTTACGAAGACACCGTAATCCCTCAATTGAAGAAAGCCATTCTAGCAGGACACCATATTAACTTACTGGGCTTACGCGGACAGGCAAAAACAAGAATTGCGAGAAGCATGGTAGACCTTCTGGATGAATACATGCCTGTTGTAAAAGGATCTGAAATTAATGACAGTCCATTTCATCCGATCTCGAAATTTGCCAGAGACCTTATTGATGAATTGGGAGACAACACCCCTATTTCATGGGTACACCGATCAGACCGTTTTTTTGAAAAACTGGCCACACCGGATGTAAATGTTGCCGACTTAATCGGAGACATCGATCCGATTAAAGCTGCCACTCTGAAGCTTCCATATTCTGACGAACGCGTGCTGCATTACGGAATGATTCCGCGTGCCAACCGTTCGATATTTGTTCTCAATGAACTTCCTGATTTACAGGCCCGCATCCAGGTTTCGTTATTTAATATCTTACAGGAAGGAGATATTCAGATCAGAGGTTTTCAGTTGAGAATGCCTCTTGATATTCAGTTTGTATTTACTGCAAACCCTGAAGACTATACTAACAGGGGAAGCATTGTAACTCCTCTTAAAGACAGGATCGGTTCCCAGATCTTCACCCATTATCCCCGAACCATTGATCTTGCCCGTCAAATTACGGAGCAGGAAGCTCTTATATCACCTGAAGACAAATCAAGGATACAGGTTCCGGGTCTTGCAAAAGATCTGTTGGAAGGTGTTGCCTTTGCAGCACGTGACAGTGAATATGTGGATGAAAAAAGCGGGGTAAGTGCCCGATTGACCATCAGTGCAATGGAAAACCTTGTGGCTGCCGCAAAACTGCGCTTAATAGAAACCGATGCAGAAAAAACAACGGTTCGCCTGCTTGATTTTATGTCCATCATTCCATCGATCACAGGGAAAATCGAACTTGTGTATGAAGGGGAGCAGGAAGGAGCAGATTATGTAGCGAAAATATTAATCGACAGAGCCGTGATGGTACAGTTTGAAACGATTTTCCCACGCATTTCCAAGCTGGAGAAAGAGGGCATCAAAACTCCTTATACGGACCTGATCAAATGGTTCAACAAAAATCAGCTGGAACTGAACTACACGGATACGGATGAAGAGTTCTATTCCAAGCTTAACAGTATTACTCCTCTGGTGCAGGTGGTTGAGGAAAACGCCTCCGAATTAAGTGAAGAAGATCAGAACTTCTGTAAGGAGCTTGTTTTATGGGCGCTTACCATTAACAAAAAACTGGACAAATCTGAAAATCAGACTGCCTTTACTTTTGATTCTTCAGGGGTAAGCCCTTTTTTCCGTAACTAA
- a CDS encoding epoxide hydrolase gives MNTDLKPFEINVSGEILNDLETRLKTTRWSEDLNNEDSYYGISTAYLKDIVHHWINSYDWEAAQKELNSFNQHKIEIDGQAIHFIYEKGKGPNPTPIILSHGWPWTYWHWSKVIRQLTDPASYGRDPEQSFDVIVPSLPGFGFSTPVKDGEMNFSKMAELWHKLMTETLGYKKYAASGSDYGMLVTAQLGHKYAEELIGIHLGQEMPLTIFQSERPWDLTEGQMIPKEASPELREGIIKFQRTYASHVAVHMLDAQTITHGLNDSPVGMLAWILQRWKKWSDIHGNFEDVFSKDDIITFAMIYWVNQAIGSSIRVYSNANRYPWKPSHNRTPIVEAPAGFTFLTGDAYPPLGTEENRVGIFENGPMASQFNTIYAKAFKKGGHFGPWENPEAFIEGITDTFRLLKN, from the coding sequence ATGAATACAGACTTAAAACCTTTCGAAATTAATGTATCCGGGGAAATCCTTAACGACCTGGAAACCAGATTAAAAACAACACGTTGGTCAGAGGATTTAAATAATGAAGATTCTTATTATGGCATCAGTACGGCATACCTCAAAGATATTGTTCATCATTGGATTAATAGTTATGACTGGGAAGCAGCACAAAAGGAACTAAATTCTTTTAACCAGCATAAAATAGAAATTGATGGCCAGGCTATCCATTTTATTTACGAAAAAGGTAAAGGACCAAATCCTACACCGATTATCCTATCTCATGGCTGGCCTTGGACTTATTGGCATTGGAGTAAAGTCATTCGCCAGCTTACCGATCCGGCTTCCTACGGTAGAGATCCTGAACAGTCATTTGATGTGATTGTCCCATCGCTTCCTGGGTTTGGTTTTTCTACGCCTGTAAAAGATGGAGAAATGAATTTTTCGAAGATGGCAGAACTTTGGCATAAACTGATGACAGAAACTTTGGGTTATAAAAAATATGCTGCTTCAGGAAGTGATTATGGAATGCTGGTAACCGCTCAATTGGGACATAAATATGCAGAAGAGCTTATCGGTATCCATTTGGGACAGGAAATGCCATTAACAATTTTCCAAAGCGAAAGACCATGGGACTTAACAGAAGGACAGATGATACCTAAGGAAGCCTCTCCCGAGCTACGTGAAGGCATCATCAAGTTCCAGCGTACCTATGCTTCCCATGTTGCAGTCCATATGCTTGATGCTCAGACCATCACACATGGATTAAATGACTCTCCTGTTGGAATGTTGGCATGGATTCTACAACGTTGGAAAAAATGGAGCGACATCCATGGAAATTTTGAAGATGTTTTTTCGAAAGATGATATCATTACATTTGCCATGATCTACTGGGTAAATCAGGCTATTGGTTCTTCTATACGTGTTTATTCGAATGCTAACAGATATCCCTGGAAGCCATCACATAATAGAACTCCAATAGTAGAAGCTCCAGCGGGATTTACTTTCCTTACAGGAGACGCTTACCCGCCTCTGGGTACTGAGGAAAACCGTGTTGGTATTTTCGAAAACGGTCCTATGGCATCACAATTTAACACAATCTATGCTAAAGCATTTAAAAAGGGTGGACACTTTGGTCCATGGGAAAATCCAGAGGCCTTTATTGAAGGTATAACAGATACTTTTAGATTACTTAAAAATTAA
- a CDS encoding AraC family transcriptional regulator, translating to MYIITDQLKDNGFSINRLDYIIKRNNNKREMNTLEYFCIYIVLEDITLTVEDVAYGIKAGNIAFVGPQKKIVFGKTKRSDVFAIVFSSTFYERSTKDSLFINSQLFFNYNSDVFVAPFINIEQMRVVFMERMESFQRKDKSLYISAAHNAIERLILDAFLHIPTEEIKNDFKFDYMYYVNRFKVILQRDYKTAKKVSYYANELSISSRRLTEMTEYMLGKTAKQVIIEKLVNECIKALKFSNCTISEVSYELGFSDEGNFSNFIKKHTGKNPSEMK from the coding sequence ATGTATATAATAACGGATCAGTTAAAAGATAATGGGTTTAGTATCAACCGGTTGGATTATATCATAAAAAGAAATAACAACAAAAGGGAGATGAACACGCTGGAATACTTTTGTATTTATATTGTTTTAGAAGATATTACATTAACGGTGGAAGATGTTGCGTACGGCATTAAAGCCGGTAATATTGCATTTGTAGGTCCCCAGAAGAAAATCGTTTTTGGCAAGACAAAAAGATCCGATGTCTTCGCGATCGTATTTTCTTCAACCTTTTATGAAAGGTCAACAAAAGACAGCCTGTTTATCAACTCCCAGCTTTTCTTTAACTATAATTCAGATGTTTTTGTTGCTCCTTTTATCAATATAGAACAGATGCGTGTGGTATTTATGGAAAGAATGGAAAGCTTTCAGCGTAAAGATAAAAGCTTATATATTTCCGCCGCCCATAATGCCATTGAAAGGCTTATACTGGATGCCTTCTTACATATTCCTACCGAGGAAATAAAAAATGATTTCAAATTCGATTATATGTATTATGTCAATCGGTTTAAAGTGATTTTGCAAAGGGATTATAAAACGGCAAAAAAGGTTTCTTACTATGCCAATGAACTCAGTATATCTTCAAGGAGATTGACGGAGATGACTGAATACATGCTGGGAAAAACTGCAAAACAGGTGATCATTGAAAAACTGGTGAACGAATGTATAAAAGCCCTGAAGTTTTCCAATTGTACGATTTCCGAAGTTTCTTATGAGCTGGGTTTCAGCGATGAAGGGAATTTCAGCAACTTTATCAAAAAACATACCGGTAAAAATCCCTCCGAAATGAAATAA
- a CDS encoding thioesterase family protein: MKYSKEYVTKEEHIDVQGIMDGLYYPFYMEYCRHQYIDEVLGFNLENEAKNGVNMVLSGYTISFLRSLKKGDTFTVTCELFRDKGDAPKIHFKQSIILNGKITTKATFTGTCVPATGGRPFLPESLKALIEEAPVLED, from the coding sequence ATGAAATATTCAAAAGAATATGTGACTAAAGAAGAGCACATTGATGTACAGGGAATTATGGACGGTTTATATTATCCGTTTTATATGGAATATTGCAGACACCAGTATATTGATGAGGTTTTGGGATTTAACCTTGAAAATGAAGCAAAAAATGGGGTTAATATGGTTTTATCAGGATACACGATCAGTTTTCTCAGGTCTCTGAAAAAAGGAGATACCTTTACGGTAACCTGTGAACTGTTCAGGGATAAAGGTGATGCTCCTAAGATTCATTTTAAGCAATCCATTATCCTGAATGGTAAGATAACAACAAAAGCAACTTTTACCGGAACTTGCGTGCCTGCAACCGGTGGCAGGCCTTTTCTTCCTGAATCTTTAAAAGCACTTATTGAAGAGGCACCTGTTTTGGAAGACTAG
- a CDS encoding cupin domain-containing protein: MADIVILSEGAEFDHVIQEVSKYIHLYVMAFQKDERTITRVDKREGMYGGKGTVYMLQMFGDKELANNRLAAYMVLLNKGDESGYHSHHARNEEELYVVVHGTGEYRERTGTHGPERKKTLQKGDITAISSIGYHSIENTGDEPLIMFVITTNNP; this comes from the coding sequence ATGGCCGATATCGTAATACTATCTGAAGGAGCAGAATTTGACCACGTTATACAAGAAGTTTCAAAGTATATCCACCTGTATGTAATGGCATTCCAAAAAGATGAAAGAACCATTACCCGCGTTGATAAACGTGAAGGTATGTATGGCGGAAAAGGAACCGTTTATATGTTACAAATGTTCGGCGATAAAGAGCTAGCCAATAATCGCCTGGCTGCTTATATGGTCTTGCTGAACAAAGGAGACGAATCCGGATATCATAGCCACCATGCAAGAAATGAAGAAGAACTTTATGTCGTTGTTCATGGAACTGGAGAATACCGGGAAAGAACAGGAACTCACGGACCCGAGCGTAAAAAAACACTTCAGAAAGGTGATATTACAGCCATCAGTTCAATAGGTTATCATTCCATCGAAAACACAGGCGATGAACCTTTGATCATGTTTGTTATTACGACTAACAATCCCTAG
- a CDS encoding tyrosine-protein phosphatase, translated as MKKAIFILLALSTLACAPENSDDALVKSGNVFQSSDLSVTSKTSRPQNWAQKVSGSPFDNLYKVNNDVYRSEQPDNAGFNFLEQKHIASILNLREGHTDHVGGTNYTGNLYNVPMNASSVSDVEIIKALRIIRTAPKPIDVHCAHGSDRTGVTMAMYRIIFQNWSKEDATEEMTEGGYHFHSQYTNLIDYIRDVDVDYIKGQVFN; from the coding sequence ATGAAAAAAGCAATTTTTATCCTGCTGGCATTAAGTACACTGGCTTGTGCTCCTGAAAATTCTGATGATGCACTGGTAAAATCGGGTAATGTTTTCCAAAGTTCCGACTTGTCCGTCACATCCAAAACCTCAAGGCCCCAGAACTGGGCACAAAAAGTTTCAGGTTCTCCTTTTGATAATCTGTATAAAGTAAATAATGATGTATATAGAAGTGAGCAGCCTGACAATGCGGGCTTTAATTTTCTTGAGCAAAAACATATTGCTTCGATCCTTAATCTGAGGGAAGGTCATACAGATCATGTGGGAGGAACTAATTACACAGGTAACCTGTATAATGTTCCCATGAATGCTTCATCCGTGTCAGATGTTGAGATCATTAAAGCTTTGCGGATAATAAGAACCGCCCCGAAACCTATTGATGTGCATTGTGCTCATGGTAGTGACAGAACCGGTGTTACGATGGCGATGTACCGTATTATTTTCCAGAACTGGAGTAAAGAGGATGCCACTGAAGAAATGACAGAAGGAGGCTATCATTTCCATTCCCAATACACCAATCTTATCGATTATATCAGGGATGTGGATGTTGATTACATCAAAGGACAGGTATTTAACTGA
- a CDS encoding DUF1826 domain-containing protein: MNPIFSSSKQIEVVSSFSELIDTDFYGTMNAICWHRNLTGDFKEIVSKLHLKDHITEVSTDDLLALPLSEKGITARETILNDLRLLEDFGALPSLNLLKNYDRDEELDFISTDVYSYHVDRSPIGTDTFLCTYHGAPSEIIPNDQVEQKILIPEIREKLRKLHNGPEAEFEDFLKEYFFDLHYQPKLNAEPVSLGSGHLWRLAVDHPEQKVLPCVHRAPIENDGEYRLLLIC, translated from the coding sequence ATGAATCCTATATTTTCCAGCAGCAAACAAATTGAAGTGGTATCTTCCTTTTCAGAACTCATCGATACCGATTTTTACGGAACTATGAATGCAATCTGCTGGCACAGGAATTTAACCGGAGACTTTAAAGAAATTGTCTCTAAGCTTCATTTAAAAGATCATATTACGGAAGTTTCCACTGACGATCTTTTGGCATTACCACTTTCAGAAAAAGGAATTACTGCGAGGGAAACGATTCTCAATGATTTACGTTTATTGGAAGACTTCGGGGCATTGCCTTCCCTCAACCTGCTTAAAAATTATGACCGGGACGAGGAGCTGGATTTTATCTCAACCGATGTGTATTCATATCACGTAGACCGTTCCCCTATTGGTACCGATACTTTTTTGTGTACTTATCACGGTGCTCCCAGTGAAATCATACCCAATGACCAGGTGGAGCAAAAGATTCTGATCCCCGAGATCAGGGAAAAGCTTAGAAAATTACATAACGGTCCGGAAGCAGAATTTGAAGATTTCCTGAAAGAATACTTCTTCGACCTGCACTATCAGCCAAAGCTTAATGCTGAACCCGTAAGTCTTGGATCAGGGCATCTTTGGCGACTGGCAGTAGATCATCCGGAACAAAAAGTTCTTCCTTGTGTTCACAGGGCTCCCATTGAAAATGATGGCGAATACCGCTTACTTCTTATTTGCTGA
- a CDS encoding nuclear transport factor 2 family protein, translating to MNITHLEKLTITDDIRTVMAKYVRHADSKNFTELANLFTENGIFTPLDVNGETLVQMAGRREIENKISESVGNATAIHHLFSFEIDIESKEMVHAVFSMEDHLIRPENEENILLKDSNVPVFRTLHGFGHYHGDFVKIKDTWFIKKLIQTRLKLDFTY from the coding sequence ATGAATATAACACATTTAGAAAAATTAACAATCACAGACGATATAAGAACAGTCATGGCAAAATATGTCCGTCATGCCGACAGCAAAAACTTCACTGAACTTGCAAATTTATTTACGGAGAATGGAATATTTACTCCATTAGATGTTAACGGTGAAACACTCGTCCAAATGGCAGGGAGAAGAGAAATAGAAAATAAGATTTCGGAAAGTGTGGGAAATGCGACAGCAATTCATCATTTATTTTCTTTTGAAATAGACATCGAATCTAAAGAAATGGTCCATGCAGTATTTTCTATGGAAGATCATCTCATAAGACCGGAAAATGAAGAAAATATATTATTGAAAGACAGCAATGTACCAGTATTTAGAACATTACATGGTTTTGGACATTATCATGGTGATTTTGTTAAAATCAAAGACACATGGTTTATAAAAAAACTCATACAAACCAGATTAAAATTAGATTTCACATATTAA